A single Fodinibius saliphilus DNA region contains:
- a CDS encoding S8 family serine peptidase produces the protein MLKKLFFPLILFLYCSLTSYGQQRNFFPDRLIIKYKSEQQLQNLNTKNRQKPKEAVEKVLFNNGMRTTKPLLNKQLRQNIQRKGLSSGNEVLRIQEVFFNKAISPLLLAQKLSQMPGVEYAEPRYVRKMNYEPNDPNLEKFIDTHNFKDAWNLSKGTREVIIAINDGGVGYTHPELDANLWVNQDEIPPTLQSQVDQNNDNTITSTEIDTYLNQNGEDYNGDGSIDLKDVFGDNSPFMDNLDTDNNSYTDDIFGWDFWDSGTSANTIEQDNNPIHDGTDHGTHVAGIAAAETDNNTGVAGAAFTAIYMPVKTGGIPDDPSTPDTDESNSIGFGFEGIIYAAENGADIINCSWGGSGASKAEQDIINLATEMGALVVAASGNDASQKIGFPAAYDKVLSVGSVESSNLVANYSNVGYKLDVLATGTDILSTSFNSTLVTKTGTSMATPIVSGLAALAKAIHPGWKAERIGLQIRSSATFIDDINPQDYQYKLGHGSIDAFHTLNTDYPGIKVISRQFMDTNGDKLTLGENGTVKVKLANLGKSTTALNATLNAITQDGIEINNDTKQLGSIANGDTISISYPITLSNSFDLSQTPTFKLDLTDSNQGYTDFRILQYKNLLYDIVAANNVKTSLAGDGTIGFTDPLSGSGGIGFIPRIPDGTGGYLETDNLLFEGGLILEMNGDIIDASRAENGLSKDFISQQVFIPEQIFNGIKGTARFTTKTDTTGNAIIDLETYSFDEPALSNVVFLKYTIQNPSSFARLENLYIGLFNDWDIGDSGNNSINYSKSDSILYLSEASPSSTAPIVAVAHLGPISSVLAIDNTIEGRQDSVTFGLYDGFTDAEKSIALKAGKMRTDIANTDVSAVTASGPYTLNPGTEITAGFIYAFGNTTTLLKDQISEARSRNLFEVSPTGTAVADKIPSETKLFQNYPNPFRKETNIHFNLATQSKVTLTVFDVLGRKVRTLKNTNMDAGPRFVPFEAKNLSSGTYFIQLKTNNGTQSIPITVIK, from the coding sequence ATGTTAAAAAAACTATTCTTCCCACTTATATTATTTCTTTACTGTTCCTTAACCTCCTATGGACAACAAAGAAACTTTTTTCCTGATCGCCTTATCATCAAGTATAAATCAGAACAGCAACTTCAAAACCTTAACACCAAGAACCGACAGAAGCCCAAAGAAGCTGTAGAAAAGGTACTCTTTAACAATGGCATGCGTACTACCAAACCTTTATTGAATAAACAGTTACGCCAAAATATTCAAAGGAAAGGCCTCTCTTCGGGTAATGAAGTATTAAGAATACAAGAAGTGTTTTTTAATAAGGCAATTTCTCCACTCTTGCTGGCACAGAAACTTAGTCAGATGCCCGGTGTAGAGTATGCTGAACCCAGATATGTTCGGAAAATGAACTATGAACCGAACGATCCAAACCTGGAAAAATTTATAGACACCCATAATTTTAAAGATGCTTGGAATCTGAGCAAGGGAACACGGGAGGTAATTATTGCCATTAATGATGGAGGGGTGGGATATACGCACCCCGAACTAGACGCAAATCTATGGGTTAACCAAGATGAAATCCCTCCTACCCTACAATCCCAGGTAGACCAAAATAATGACAACACCATTACCTCAACCGAAATCGATACCTATTTAAATCAAAATGGAGAGGATTACAATGGGGATGGAAGTATAGACTTAAAAGATGTATTTGGTGACAATTCACCTTTTATGGATAACCTCGATACTGATAACAATAGCTATACTGATGATATCTTTGGATGGGATTTTTGGGATTCAGGCACATCAGCTAATACCATTGAACAAGATAATAACCCTATCCATGATGGTACCGACCACGGCACACATGTGGCCGGGATCGCAGCAGCAGAGACCGACAATAATACTGGAGTAGCAGGTGCTGCTTTTACAGCCATTTATATGCCTGTCAAAACCGGTGGTATCCCGGATGATCCAAGCACCCCTGACACCGATGAATCGAATTCAATTGGATTTGGGTTCGAAGGAATTATTTATGCCGCAGAAAATGGAGCTGATATTATTAACTGTAGCTGGGGCGGTAGCGGGGCCTCAAAAGCTGAACAGGATATCATAAACCTAGCCACAGAGATGGGGGCACTTGTTGTGGCAGCATCCGGTAATGATGCAAGTCAAAAAATTGGCTTTCCTGCAGCTTATGACAAAGTACTTAGTGTTGGATCTGTTGAATCAAGCAACCTTGTGGCAAATTATTCTAATGTCGGCTATAAGTTGGATGTGCTGGCTACCGGAACTGATATTCTTAGCACTTCATTTAACAGCACGCTAGTTACAAAAACAGGCACCTCGATGGCTACCCCGATAGTAAGCGGACTTGCAGCACTTGCTAAAGCTATCCACCCTGGCTGGAAGGCTGAGCGTATAGGCTTGCAAATACGTTCCTCGGCAACATTTATTGATGATATAAACCCCCAAGATTACCAATATAAACTTGGGCATGGTTCAATTGATGCTTTTCACACTCTTAACACTGACTATCCCGGCATAAAAGTGATATCTCGACAATTTATGGACACCAATGGAGATAAACTCACGCTTGGAGAGAACGGTACAGTTAAGGTAAAATTGGCAAACCTCGGAAAAAGCACCACTGCTTTAAATGCAACGCTCAATGCCATTACCCAAGACGGCATTGAAATAAATAATGACACAAAACAGCTAGGCTCTATTGCAAATGGAGATACAATAAGTATCAGCTACCCCATTACGCTAAGCAATAGTTTTGATCTCAGTCAGACCCCTACTTTTAAACTAGACCTTACTGATTCAAATCAGGGGTATACTGATTTTCGAATATTGCAGTATAAAAATCTTTTATACGACATTGTGGCTGCCAACAATGTCAAAACCTCACTTGCAGGAGATGGTACCATTGGATTTACGGATCCCCTTTCAGGTTCAGGAGGTATAGGCTTCATTCCCCGGATACCCGATGGCACCGGGGGATACCTGGAAACAGATAACCTCCTTTTTGAAGGCGGGCTAATACTGGAGATGAACGGTGATATTATTGATGCGAGCCGAGCAGAAAATGGGCTTTCCAAAGATTTTATCTCTCAACAAGTATTTATACCTGAGCAAATCTTTAATGGAATAAAAGGCACTGCTCGTTTTACTACCAAGACTGATACTACAGGCAATGCAATAATTGATTTAGAAACTTATTCGTTTGATGAGCCAGCACTGAGTAATGTTGTATTTCTTAAATACACTATCCAAAATCCTTCTTCTTTTGCCCGTTTGGAAAACCTATATATAGGTCTCTTCAATGATTGGGACATCGGTGATTCCGGGAATAATAGTATTAACTATAGCAAATCAGATAGCATACTGTATCTCTCTGAGGCCTCTCCATCTTCTACGGCCCCAATTGTTGCAGTAGCTCACCTTGGTCCTATATCCAGCGTTTTAGCCATTGATAATACAATTGAAGGCAGACAAGACTCAGTCACCTTTGGACTGTATGATGGCTTTACAGATGCTGAAAAAAGTATTGCTTTAAAAGCCGGAAAAATGAGAACAGATATTGCAAACACTGATGTTTCGGCAGTTACTGCATCTGGCCCTTATACCCTGAATCCCGGTACAGAAATTACTGCAGGATTTATTTATGCTTTTGGGAATACAACCACCCTACTGAAGGATCAGATTTCAGAAGCACGCTCCCGAAATCTTTTTGAGGTATCCCCAACTGGTACGGCAGTGGCCGATAAAATACCCTCAGAGACCAAGTTATTTCAAAATTATCCCAATCCATTTCGTAAAGAAACGAATATTCACTTTAACCTGGCGACTCAATCCAAGGTTACTCTCACTGTATTCGATGTATTAGGTCGAAAAGTACGCACGCTCAAAAATACCAACATGGATGCAGGGCCTCGGTTTGTACCGTTCGAAGCAAAGAACCTAAGCAGTGGTACCTATTTTATTCAACTTAAAACGAACAATGGCACTCAATCTATACCTATTACTGTAATTAAATAA
- the ggt gene encoding gamma-glutamyltransferase, with product MRNITSFLGFLVLLSCFTFSSQAQADRVTGEPFATRSEVIGQNGMVATSQPLATQIGLDILKNGGNAIDAAIAANAALGLMEPTGSGIGGDLFAIVWSAEDQKLYGLNASGRSPKGLSYEQLKKEINERDSEGIPAYGVLPISVPGAVDGWFELHNKLGNMSMDNLLAPSIEYARKGFPVSELIAYYWDIGARIHNDRPGAFKEEMTINGEAPEKGEIMKRPELADTYELLAEKGRDAFYNGKIAEMVDAFMRENGGYLRKKDFEQHTSTWVDPVSVNYRGYDVYELPPNGQGIAALQMLQILEEFNLSEMGYGSVEALHTMTEAKKLAFEDRAKFYADMAFSDVPVQKLISKEYAQKRAKKIGNYASRNIKPGMSGLEEGDTIYLTTADKEGNMVSLIQSNFRGMGSGIVVPGTGFVFQDRGELFSMDPDHANVYEAGKRPFHTIIPAFVMKDGKPFMSFGVMGGAMQPQGHTQIITNIIDFGMNLQEAGDAARWRHTGSTQPTDAANEYLQDTGTLNLESGYSYKTARELMKRGHDVAFDVGGYGGYQAIMWDAEEGVYYGASESRKDGQASGY from the coding sequence ATGAGAAATATTACCTCTTTTTTAGGTTTTCTAGTTCTTCTGTCTTGCTTTACCTTTTCGTCACAGGCCCAAGCTGATAGGGTTACCGGTGAACCTTTTGCCACCCGCTCTGAAGTTATTGGCCAAAATGGAATGGTAGCGACCAGCCAGCCTTTAGCGACACAAATTGGTTTAGACATACTTAAAAACGGTGGCAATGCGATTGATGCCGCCATTGCTGCTAATGCTGCCTTGGGATTAATGGAACCCACAGGTAGTGGCATTGGAGGCGATCTCTTCGCTATTGTATGGTCGGCTGAAGATCAGAAGTTGTACGGCCTCAATGCCAGTGGGCGTTCTCCAAAAGGCCTCTCTTATGAACAGTTGAAAAAGGAGATCAACGAACGCGATAGTGAAGGCATACCGGCCTATGGCGTGCTTCCTATTTCTGTACCCGGTGCTGTTGACGGCTGGTTTGAGCTTCACAACAAACTGGGCAATATGTCGATGGACAACCTTCTTGCCCCTTCCATAGAATACGCCCGCAAAGGGTTCCCTGTTAGCGAGCTAATCGCTTACTATTGGGATATCGGGGCACGCATCCACAATGACCGCCCCGGTGCATTTAAAGAGGAAATGACTATAAACGGTGAAGCTCCCGAGAAAGGAGAAATCATGAAACGTCCTGAACTTGCCGATACCTATGAATTACTTGCGGAAAAAGGGCGCGATGCTTTTTACAACGGCAAAATAGCTGAAATGGTTGATGCCTTCATGCGTGAAAACGGAGGGTATTTACGCAAGAAAGACTTTGAACAACATACCTCTACATGGGTAGATCCTGTTTCGGTTAATTATCGGGGTTATGACGTCTATGAGCTTCCCCCCAATGGACAAGGAATAGCAGCCTTGCAGATGCTACAAATACTCGAAGAGTTTAACCTCAGCGAAATGGGTTATGGTAGTGTAGAAGCGCTCCATACTATGACCGAAGCTAAAAAACTGGCTTTTGAAGATCGGGCAAAATTTTATGCCGACATGGCTTTTTCAGACGTCCCAGTTCAAAAGCTTATCTCAAAAGAGTATGCCCAAAAACGTGCAAAAAAAATTGGGAACTACGCTTCTCGCAATATAAAGCCCGGTATGTCGGGCCTGGAAGAAGGTGATACTATCTACCTGACTACCGCAGACAAAGAAGGTAATATGGTTTCCCTGATTCAAAGTAACTTCAGGGGCATGGGATCAGGAATTGTGGTGCCCGGCACAGGATTTGTATTTCAGGATCGAGGCGAACTGTTCTCTATGGATCCCGATCATGCCAACGTTTATGAAGCCGGGAAACGACCGTTCCATACCATTATACCTGCTTTTGTAATGAAAGATGGTAAACCATTCATGAGTTTTGGGGTTATGGGAGGAGCGATGCAACCACAGGGGCATACCCAAATAATTACTAACATAATCGATTTTGGAATGAACCTGCAGGAAGCCGGGGATGCTGCACGCTGGCGTCACACCGGATCTACTCAACCTACCGATGCTGCTAATGAATACTTGCAGGATACAGGTACTCTTAACTTGGAATCAGGCTACTCTTATAAAACCGCCAGAGAGCTAATGAAGCGAGGCCACGATGTTGCTTTTGATGTGGGCGGTTATGGCGGATACCAAGCCATCATGTGGGATGCCGAAGAAGGGGTCTATTATGGGGCCTCAGAATCTCGGAAAGATGGGCAAGCTTCCGGGTACTAA